One window from the genome of Desulforamulus ruminis DSM 2154 encodes:
- a CDS encoding PAS domain S-box protein, translated as MPDSHYEVIFDSSPLPIYVYQDHAFKLVNPKMVELTGFSREELSAMPTDELIYPEDREQIIKIHRELLEAETASTQYEFRARNRQEEERTVRGFFTRITFQGRPAILVQWMDITEQKKAEQKLQKNKSRLKARVTYLNNLIENMNEVFFTYNTKGEINFINKKTLPNIGYQAEELLGKHVCEFVPEAYKNSIRERIKARLEYIESENYETIVLHKDGSHRNVKINVSPIIKEEKVTGCMVLAEDITERRKNEEQLKYLSLHDPVTGLYNRRYFQQAMTWLEGDDQAGVLICDVDGLKLINDTLGHESGDELLIAAAKVITAGIEPGQIVARIGGDEFSILFPATDQEGVQRVAQRIQQAVAAYNNVNPELPLSLSMGYALKKRQNKSMTDLYREADNYMYRQKLHHGQSARNAIVQTLKKALEGRDFISDGHALRMQQMVEGLASYMGLPEWSVRNLRLLAQFHDIGKVGVPDHILFKQGSLEPEERMMIHRHSEIGHRIALSVPELMPIADCILKHHEWWNGKGYPLGLKEEEIPLESRILGIVDAYESMTNERPYRRAMSHQEAIRELNRCSGTQFDPKLVSLFILYLEIMNLKGGSDNL; from the coding sequence ATGCCTGACAGTCATTACGAAGTAATTTTTGATTCTTCTCCTCTTCCCATCTATGTTTACCAGGATCATGCTTTTAAGCTGGTCAACCCCAAAATGGTTGAATTGACGGGGTTTTCCAGGGAAGAACTTTCGGCTATGCCAACGGACGAGCTGATTTATCCTGAGGATCGGGAGCAAATTATAAAAATTCACAGGGAACTGCTGGAAGCTGAAACAGCATCAACACAATATGAGTTTAGAGCTAGGAATCGACAAGAAGAGGAAAGAACGGTGCGGGGTTTTTTTACCAGGATTACCTTTCAGGGCCGCCCGGCTATACTGGTCCAATGGATGGATATAACGGAACAAAAAAAGGCGGAACAAAAGCTTCAGAAAAATAAGAGCCGGCTGAAAGCCCGGGTGACTTACCTGAATAATTTAATTGAAAATATGAATGAAGTTTTTTTCACCTATAATACAAAAGGAGAAATTAACTTTATCAATAAGAAGACCCTGCCCAATATCGGATACCAAGCAGAAGAACTCTTGGGTAAGCATGTTTGCGAATTCGTACCTGAAGCCTACAAAAACAGCATTCGTGAACGAATCAAAGCCCGGTTGGAGTATATAGAGTCAGAAAATTATGAAACTATCGTGCTGCACAAGGATGGCAGTCACCGCAATGTAAAGATTAATGTGTCACCCATTATCAAAGAAGAAAAAGTAACGGGTTGCATGGTGTTGGCGGAAGATATTACCGAGCGAAGGAAGAACGAAGAGCAGCTTAAATATCTCAGCCTGCACGATCCGGTAACCGGGCTTTATAACCGCAGATACTTTCAGCAGGCCATGACTTGGCTGGAAGGAGACGACCAGGCGGGTGTTTTAATTTGTGATGTGGACGGTCTTAAACTAATTAACGACACCCTGGGCCATGAAAGCGGCGATGAATTGCTAATTGCCGCAGCCAAGGTCATTACCGCAGGGATAGAACCCGGTCAAATTGTCGCCCGGATTGGTGGGGATGAATTTTCGATCTTATTTCCCGCCACGGATCAGGAGGGCGTTCAACGGGTTGCTCAACGGATACAGCAGGCGGTTGCCGCTTATAATAATGTCAATCCGGAGCTTCCCTTGAGCCTATCCATGGGGTATGCGCTTAAAAAGAGACAAAATAAGAGCATGACGGATCTTTACCGGGAAGCGGATAATTACATGTACCGTCAAAAGCTCCATCATGGCCAGAGTGCCCGAAATGCCATTGTACAAACCTTAAAGAAGGCTTTGGAGGGCCGGGATTTTATCAGTGACGGGCACGCTCTGCGCATGCAGCAGATGGTGGAGGGGCTGGCTTCCTATATGGGGCTGCCGGAATGGAGTGTAAGAAATCTTCGTTTGCTGGCCCAATTTCATGATATTGGGAAGGTGGGTGTTCCGGACCATATCCTCTTTAAGCAGGGAAGTCTGGAACCGGAAGAGCGGATGATGATACACCGCCATTCGGAAATTGGCCATCGTATTGCCCTGTCGGTACCGGAATTAATGCCCATTGCCGATTGTATCCTGAAACACCATGAATGGTGGAACGGCAAGGGTTATCCCCTGGGGCTGAAGGAGGAAGAAATACCGCTGGAGTCCCGTATTTTAGGCATTGTGGATGCTTATGAGTCCATGACCAATGAGCGGCCTTACCGCAGGGCCATGTCCCACCAGGAGGCCATCAGAGAACTAAACCGTTGCTCCGGGACGCAGTTTGACCCCAAACTGGTTTCGCTCTTCATCTTGTATCTGGAAATTATGAATTTAAAGGGAGGATCAGATAATCTCTAA
- a CDS encoding HlyD family secretion protein, which yields MKKTRIYLVLAAMVVILGAVSFYYWYESTHFVSTEDARIDGDIIKVSPQVSGRIVELPVEENQNLQENDFIGRLSDVTLTPGSNLDLAMIKAPISGTVIKKIGHVGEIASPGSPVVMMADLNRLHVTANIEENLLAKVKVGQAVEYTIDGIPKVTFRGEVLSIGDAANSVFSLLPQQSSGNSFTKITQRIPVKISIEDYYNQHLRPGMSAVVKIHIK from the coding sequence ATGAAAAAGACAAGAATTTATTTGGTTCTGGCTGCTATGGTGGTTATCCTGGGAGCGGTATCCTTTTATTACTGGTATGAAAGTACCCATTTTGTCAGTACGGAAGATGCCAGGATCGATGGAGATATTATTAAGGTTAGTCCCCAGGTCTCCGGCCGCATTGTAGAGTTGCCGGTAGAAGAAAATCAGAACTTGCAGGAGAATGACTTTATTGGGCGTTTGTCCGATGTAACCCTGACTCCCGGCAGCAATCTGGATTTAGCCATGATTAAAGCGCCCATCAGCGGCACGGTAATTAAAAAGATCGGCCATGTGGGAGAAATCGCTTCCCCGGGCTCTCCGGTGGTGATGATGGCCGATTTAAATCGTTTGCACGTTACAGCCAATATTGAGGAAAACCTGTTGGCCAAGGTAAAAGTAGGCCAGGCGGTGGAGTATACCATTGACGGCATTCCCAAGGTTACTTTTCGGGGTGAAGTCCTCTCCATCGGGGATGCCGCCAACTCGGTATTTTCCCTGCTGCCCCAGCAAAGTAGCGGAAACTCTTTCACCAAAATTACCCAAAGAATTCCGGTTAAAATCAGCATTGAGGACTATTATAACCAGCATTTGCGCCCCGGCATGAGCGCTGTAGTGAAAATTCACATAAAATAG
- a CDS encoding MgtC/SapB family protein: MTLFPPEIYLRIVVSMLMGLIIGYERTLYNKPAGMRTFSLVSVGSTLIMLVSVYGAEKMGITLEDPFRIAAQIVSGIGFLGAGVIWNSKGGGMKHGVTTAAELWVTSAVGMALGVGMYDLAVLVVACVFFAIFIGRKVEQANKEKETQKESS, from the coding sequence ATGACCCTTTTTCCACCGGAGATTTATTTGAGAATTGTCGTGTCTATGCTAATGGGCCTGATCATTGGTTATGAAAGAACCCTTTACAATAAACCGGCCGGCATGAGAACGTTTTCGTTAGTTAGTGTAGGGTCCACCTTGATTATGCTGGTTTCCGTTTATGGAGCAGAAAAAATGGGCATAACCTTAGAAGACCCTTTTCGCATTGCCGCCCAGATTGTTAGCGGTATCGGCTTCTTGGGAGCCGGTGTAATCTGGAACAGCAAAGGTGGCGGGATGAAACACGGGGTAACTACGGCCGCCGAATTATGGGTTACCTCCGCCGTTGGGATGGCCCTGGGAGTAGGGATGTATGATCTGGCGGTACTGGTGGTTGCCTGCGTGTTTTTTGCCATTTTTATCGGGCGAAAAGTAGAGCAAGCAAATAAAGAAAAAGAAACGCAAAAAGAATCGTCTTAA
- a CDS encoding CBS domain-containing protein has translation MTQSLKDIMTQNVATIGPDQSAQEAARLMSQHNVGSIPVVENGKCVGMITDRDITLRITSQGLDPQSTQVQSIMTTDVVTGAPEMDVHQAANLMAERQIRRLPVVENGQVTGMVALGDLATTDIYQNEAGQALSGISTPSQPGNLS, from the coding sequence ATGACGCAATCACTGAAGGACATCATGACCCAAAACGTCGCCACCATTGGCCCGGACCAATCCGCCCAGGAGGCAGCCCGGCTAATGAGTCAACACAACGTGGGATCCATCCCTGTTGTTGAAAACGGCAAATGTGTGGGCATGATTACAGACAGGGACATTACTCTCCGGATAACATCTCAGGGACTGGACCCTCAATCCACCCAGGTGCAATCTATTATGACCACCGATGTAGTAACAGGAGCCCCTGAGATGGATGTCCACCAAGCCGCCAATTTGATGGCAGAGCGTCAAATTCGCCGGCTGCCGGTGGTGGAAAACGGTCAGGTTACCGGGATGGTGGCTCTGGGCGACCTGGCGACAACGGATATTTACCAAAATGAGGCCGGCCAGGCCCTGTCCGGAATATCCACGCCTTCCCAACCCGGAAATCTATCTTAA
- a CDS encoding DHA2 family efflux MFS transporter permease subunit, with the protein MILVIGAFMAILDSSIVNVALPRFMTLFGSSADEIQWILTGYMLTSGVVVPITGYLGDRFGNKRMYIWSVAAFTLGSLLCGLAWSTQSLTVFRVIQALGGGMIIPVSMAMIYRIIPRKKIGMALGIWGIAAIMAPAVGPTLGGYLVDHFSWHWIFTINIPIGIAAIMLSLSYLEETPVQKDLKPDLPGVFFSSIGCFTLLLALSEGQDKGWTSQYIVTLLIISFFTLLLFILWELEASNPLIDIRLLSNPVLSASLLATCLATIGLFSAVFLIPIYAQNLLGYSPMETGLMMMPMALVTGFMMPISGKLFDKFGAFWLGMVGMSLVVGITYYLHTLSLDTSYRHLQVVLSLRAVGLGLATMPLTTAGMNTIPKYLVGRASALNNTVRQISGSIGIAYLTYVLMQRQVYHTATLSEPVSLASPVTPMALAQIKGLLAGQGITGAAADQGALSILYGQVAQHSFMNALDDTFVVSAVIIALVLPLMFLLSKKRVEEERKKQAARYAHLAPRF; encoded by the coding sequence ATGATTCTGGTGATTGGGGCCTTTATGGCTATCTTGGACAGCAGTATTGTAAATGTGGCCTTGCCGCGTTTTATGACCCTCTTTGGCTCTTCCGCCGATGAAATCCAGTGGATATTAACCGGTTATATGCTTACCTCCGGCGTAGTGGTGCCCATCACCGGCTATCTGGGGGATCGCTTTGGCAATAAGCGCATGTATATCTGGTCGGTGGCTGCCTTTACCCTGGGATCGCTCCTCTGCGGCCTGGCCTGGAGCACCCAATCCCTGACCGTCTTCCGGGTGATCCAGGCTCTGGGGGGTGGAATGATTATTCCTGTCAGCATGGCCATGATTTACCGGATTATTCCCCGGAAAAAAATTGGCATGGCCCTGGGTATCTGGGGGATTGCGGCCATCATGGCCCCGGCTGTGGGACCCACCCTGGGGGGTTATCTGGTGGACCATTTCAGTTGGCACTGGATTTTTACCATTAATATTCCCATTGGTATTGCCGCCATCATGCTTTCCCTGTCTTATCTGGAGGAAACGCCGGTACAAAAGGATTTAAAGCCGGACCTGCCCGGAGTTTTTTTTAGCAGCATCGGCTGCTTCACCCTGCTGCTGGCTCTCAGCGAGGGACAAGACAAAGGCTGGACCTCTCAATACATTGTAACGCTGCTGATTATATCCTTTTTTACCCTGCTGCTCTTTATTTTATGGGAGCTGGAGGCCTCAAATCCTTTAATTGACATCCGCCTTTTAAGCAATCCGGTATTGTCCGCCAGTTTGCTGGCCACCTGCCTGGCCACCATCGGACTCTTTTCCGCCGTTTTTCTGATTCCTATCTACGCCCAGAACCTGCTGGGCTACAGCCCTATGGAAACCGGTCTGATGATGATGCCCATGGCTCTGGTAACCGGTTTTATGATGCCCATCAGCGGCAAACTGTTCGATAAATTCGGAGCCTTTTGGCTGGGTATGGTGGGCATGTCCCTGGTGGTAGGGATTACTTACTACCTGCATACCCTGAGCCTGGATACCAGCTACAGGCACCTGCAGGTGGTACTGTCCCTGCGGGCTGTGGGTTTGGGCCTGGCCACCATGCCCCTGACCACCGCCGGCATGAATACCATACCCAAATATCTGGTTGGCAGAGCTTCCGCCCTCAATAATACCGTCCGGCAGATCTCCGGCTCCATTGGCATTGCTTATTTAACCTATGTTTTGATGCAGCGGCAGGTTTATCACACCGCTACCCTCAGCGAGCCGGTCAGCTTGGCATCGCCGGTGACCCCCATGGCTCTGGCCCAAATTAAAGGGCTGCTGGCCGGGCAGGGAATCACCGGAGCAGCCGCCGATCAAGGCGCTTTGTCAATTCTTTACGGGCAGGTGGCTCAGCACTCCTTTATGAACGCTTTGGATGATACCTTCGTGGTCAGTGCGGTGATCATCGCCCTAGTACTGCCGTTAATGTTTTTGCTTAGCAAAAAACGAGTGGAGGAAGAAAGGAAAAAACAGGCAGCCCGTTACGCCCACCTGGCACCCAGATTCTAA
- a CDS encoding carbonic anhydrase, giving the protein MAYIVPINTREDIFPQYLNTPISDLIEYHNFDKPNDIKYDHAKILVAMCMDNRKRLNIPEKFAYIIRTGAGNLRTSEFKVSYAVAVGGVRAIALIGHNNCGMANLNAKEEKFINGLVDVGWDRKAAEDHFYHFAPMFEIGNELDFVLAEARRLRQRYPRVLVAPLMYQLEDNRLYLLENDQ; this is encoded by the coding sequence ATGGCTTACATTGTTCCAATTAACACAAGAGAAGACATTTTCCCACAGTACTTAAACACACCCATCAGTGACTTAATTGAATATCACAACTTTGACAAGCCTAACGACATAAAATACGATCATGCTAAAATCTTAGTTGCAATGTGCATGGATAACCGCAAACGTCTGAATATACCTGAAAAATTTGCTTATATTATCCGAACCGGCGCCGGAAATTTGCGCACCTCTGAATTCAAAGTTTCCTATGCCGTCGCTGTGGGCGGCGTCCGGGCCATTGCCCTGATTGGCCACAATAATTGTGGGATGGCCAATCTAAACGCCAAGGAAGAAAAGTTTATTAATGGGTTGGTTGATGTAGGTTGGGACAGAAAAGCCGCGGAAGACCATTTTTATCATTTTGCCCCCATGTTTGAGATCGGTAATGAACTGGACTTTGTTCTGGCAGAGGCCAGGCGATTGCGACAACGGTATCCTCGGGTTTTGGTGGCCCCCTTAATGTATCAACTGGAAGATAACCGGCTTTACTTACTGGAAAACGACCAATAA
- a CDS encoding RDD family protein, with translation MTEINHAAPFERLIARIIDKVVITLPVFLWFSGEQQTMEAIGGGILLVTIVLLNYYWDGQTVGKRVMNIRIHSSTGGKLNMLHYLWREFAFTLYPFYVYWLSNSVFRFGWMIWMLTTIILVLMYGRGIHDFLSGTVVVRTEAHAIHRKPREKNQPVGTTVK, from the coding sequence ATGACTGAAATAAACCATGCCGCGCCCTTTGAACGCCTGATCGCCAGGATTATTGACAAGGTTGTCATCACACTTCCGGTTTTCCTGTGGTTTTCCGGTGAGCAACAAACCATGGAAGCCATTGGAGGAGGAATTTTGCTTGTTACCATTGTTTTGCTGAACTATTATTGGGATGGGCAAACCGTGGGCAAAAGAGTGATGAATATCCGCATTCATTCTTCTACCGGCGGCAAGCTGAACATGCTCCACTATCTCTGGCGGGAATTCGCCTTTACCCTCTATCCTTTCTATGTTTATTGGTTAAGCAACTCGGTATTTCGCTTCGGCTGGATGATTTGGATGTTAACCACCATCATCCTGGTTCTGATGTATGGCCGCGGCATCCACGACTTTTTAAGCGGAACGGTGGTGGTAAGAACCGAGGCCCATGCCATTCACCGGAAACCCCGGGAAAAGAATCAGCCTGTAGGTACCACGGTAAAATAA
- a CDS encoding TerC family protein, whose translation MEFVVGLLSIICLDIVLGGDNAIIIAMASKNLPPAQRKKAILWGTAGAVAVRVALTFVALELLKIPLLQFVGGLVLLWIAFKLLKQEPCQVNVKSGCNLWDAIKTIIIADIAMGVDNVVAIAGAAHGNIVLVVLGLAISIPIIVWGSGLVLKLMDRYPVVSLVGAGILAWTSGSMMVHDPMIQKGLAHIPMADLLVPGILLLLILVVGNRRSSLALEKESA comes from the coding sequence ATGGAATTTGTAGTGGGCCTTCTCTCAATTATCTGCCTGGATATTGTTCTGGGCGGAGACAACGCCATCATCATTGCCATGGCCAGTAAGAACCTGCCCCCTGCCCAACGGAAAAAGGCTATCCTATGGGGAACTGCGGGGGCGGTGGCGGTAAGGGTGGCGCTGACCTTTGTGGCCCTGGAACTGCTGAAAATACCCCTGCTGCAATTTGTTGGCGGGTTGGTATTGCTGTGGATTGCTTTTAAACTGCTAAAACAGGAGCCCTGCCAAGTCAATGTAAAATCCGGCTGTAATCTCTGGGATGCGATTAAAACTATTATCATTGCCGATATTGCCATGGGCGTTGACAACGTGGTGGCCATTGCCGGTGCAGCCCATGGGAACATCGTCCTGGTTGTGCTGGGTTTAGCCATTAGTATACCTATTATCGTCTGGGGCAGCGGTCTGGTGTTAAAGTTAATGGACCGATACCCAGTGGTGAGCTTGGTGGGAGCGGGCATCTTAGCCTGGACCTCCGGGAGTATGATGGTACATGATCCAATGATTCAGAAAGGCTTGGCTCATATACCAATGGCGGACCTATTGGTACCCGGTATCCTGCTGCTGCTGATTCTGGTAGTGGGGAACAGAAGATCCTCCCTGGCACTGGAAAAAGAAAGTGCGTAA
- a CDS encoding YaaR family protein has protein sequence MLFVKISTITGQNKNSSRLRMSSAGTEGAKVKKTFSSSLDTADRDHTQKELMEMVEKIKAAGNKLKSAATEQNIKEYKGLVKEYLTYVLRNFHKLRHDRSVNYSTVYTRVEIINQEVEELTQRLLAQEKGNIDIVAEVDKIAGLIIDVFS, from the coding sequence GTGCTATTTGTGAAAATTTCTACCATCACCGGTCAAAATAAAAACTCATCCCGTCTAAGGATGTCCTCTGCCGGAACAGAAGGGGCAAAAGTGAAAAAAACTTTTTCCAGTTCCCTGGATACTGCGGACCGGGACCATACCCAGAAAGAATTGATGGAAATGGTGGAAAAAATAAAAGCCGCCGGCAATAAATTAAAGTCTGCGGCCACCGAGCAAAACATTAAAGAATACAAGGGTTTGGTTAAAGAATATTTAACCTACGTATTGAGAAATTTTCATAAATTACGGCATGACCGCAGTGTAAACTACAGTACTGTTTACACCAGAGTGGAGATTATTAATCAGGAAGTGGAAGAACTGACCCAAAGGCTGCTGGCCCAGGAAAAAGGAAATATTGATATTGTAGCCGAGGTGGATAAAATTGCCGGATTAATTATTGATGTTTTCAGTTAG
- a CDS encoding zinc-ribbon domain containing protein, with translation MYQDKTLTCRDCGTDFTFSASEQEFYAEKGFANEPGRCPQCRAARKQRNNGGFGRSARPQREMYPATCAACGVETEVPFRPSGDRPVYCRDCFSRNSRY, from the coding sequence ATGTATCAAGACAAAACTTTGACCTGCCGCGATTGCGGGACCGACTTCACTTTCTCTGCTTCCGAGCAAGAATTTTACGCTGAAAAGGGTTTCGCCAACGAACCCGGACGTTGCCCTCAATGCAGAGCAGCCCGCAAGCAAAGAAATAACGGCGGTTTTGGTCGCAGCGCCCGCCCGCAAAGAGAAATGTACCCCGCTACCTGTGCCGCATGTGGCGTAGAAACCGAAGTACCTTTCCGTCCCAGTGGCGATCGTCCGGTTTATTGCCGGGATTGCTTCTCCAGAAACAGCCGTTACTAA
- a CDS encoding efflux RND transporter periplasmic adaptor subunit, translated as MKKTLWVGFLFLFLIFMNGCGAAEDQLKSSVKPKSTEAATPTRGDSSKTITLTGKVEAVQSANLVSKIAGKVETVSVDIGSTVKAGQVLITLSAEDKAADIEVSKAALQTAQVAYDLALSNYERGKELYDSQAIAQADFENNYEGNLKKAEAGMASAQANLKRAQVSYNDMLIKAPFNGIITARNINPGELAGTQTTLLSLVNLNQVVIRASITEEQINRIKAGQEVQVKVTAVSEKPLTGKIANIALAADPQTKAYPVKIQVDNTDHILKPGMFAEVTVK; from the coding sequence GTGAAAAAAACATTGTGGGTGGGTTTTTTGTTCTTATTTCTTATATTTATGAACGGTTGCGGGGCAGCGGAAGATCAACTGAAGTCATCGGTTAAGCCAAAATCAACGGAAGCAGCCACCCCCACCCGTGGAGATTCCTCAAAGACCATTACTTTAACCGGTAAAGTGGAAGCGGTACAATCGGCCAATTTAGTCAGTAAAATAGCCGGCAAGGTGGAAACGGTATCGGTGGATATTGGCAGCACTGTGAAAGCCGGACAGGTTTTAATTACCTTATCGGCTGAAGACAAGGCAGCGGATATTGAGGTGAGTAAAGCAGCCCTGCAGACGGCCCAGGTGGCCTATGATCTGGCCTTAAGCAATTATGAGCGGGGTAAGGAATTATACGATTCCCAGGCCATTGCACAAGCGGATTTTGAAAATAACTATGAAGGAAACCTCAAAAAAGCCGAGGCCGGAATGGCTTCCGCCCAGGCCAACTTAAAAAGAGCTCAGGTAAGCTACAACGACATGCTCATAAAGGCGCCCTTTAACGGAATCATTACAGCCAGAAATATCAACCCCGGAGAACTGGCCGGCACCCAAACAACCCTATTGTCCCTGGTAAATTTAAATCAAGTGGTTATCCGGGCCAGCATTACGGAAGAGCAGATAAACCGCATCAAGGCGGGTCAGGAAGTTCAAGTAAAAGTCACTGCCGTTTCGGAAAAACCCTTGACCGGAAAAATTGCCAATATTGCCCTGGCGGCAGACCCCCAGACCAAAGCTTACCCGGTGAAGATTCAGGTTGACAATACCGACCATATTCTTAAACCCGGAATGTTTGCCGAGGTAACGGTGAAATAA
- the asd gene encoding archaetidylserine decarboxylase (Phosphatidylserine decarboxylase is synthesized as a single chain precursor. Generation of the pyruvoyl active site from a Ser is coupled to cleavage of a Gly-Ser bond between the larger (beta) and smaller (alpha chains). It is an integral membrane protein.), with protein sequence MKILKKAMVHALSRESLGKIFQWACGSRYSRKLIRPYIRLYQVNPAEIKHPDQYKSLADFFSRDICPSLRPVDPEKDAVVSPVDGKIADLGFAREDQLILAKNNSYSISQLLGQSAADDFREGYYFNIYLSPKNYHRIHMPFGAKVIKHKIIPGKVFPVNDLGAATIKDLFARNKRTCTFFETPGGLKFALVKVGALGVGQIVSHFTEGQWIDKAAEIGRFEFGSTVILLFQREIFKPVESMLSGQEIKMGQRIGTMIY encoded by the coding sequence TTGAAAATATTAAAAAAAGCAATGGTTCATGCCCTCTCCAGGGAATCCCTGGGCAAAATATTTCAGTGGGCCTGCGGCAGCCGGTATAGCCGGAAATTGATTCGGCCTTACATCCGTTTGTACCAGGTGAATCCCGCGGAAATTAAACACCCCGACCAGTACAAAAGTCTTGCGGACTTTTTTAGCCGGGATATCTGCCCCTCCCTCCGTCCCGTGGATCCGGAAAAGGACGCCGTTGTGAGTCCTGTGGACGGTAAAATCGCGGACCTGGGCTTTGCCCGCGAGGACCAGCTTATCCTGGCTAAAAACAATTCCTACTCTATCTCCCAATTGCTGGGCCAAAGTGCTGCGGACGATTTTAGAGAAGGCTATTATTTTAATATCTACCTTAGCCCCAAAAATTATCACCGTATCCATATGCCCTTTGGCGCCAAGGTGATAAAACACAAAATCATTCCGGGAAAGGTTTTCCCCGTGAATGACCTGGGAGCCGCCACCATTAAAGATTTATTTGCCCGGAATAAGCGCACCTGCACCTTTTTTGAAACGCCCGGGGGGCTAAAATTTGCCTTGGTTAAAGTGGGTGCCCTGGGAGTGGGCCAAATTGTATCCCACTTTACCGAAGGGCAATGGATTGACAAAGCGGCGGAAATCGGCCGATTTGAGTTTGGTTCCACCGTCATCCTGCTGTTTCAACGGGAGATTTTTAAACCGGTCGAATCCATGCTGTCCGGCCAGGAAATTAAAATGGGCCAACGTATCGGAACTATGATCTATTAA